TGATATTCCATGGTAGATTTCATACGTTTATGCTATTGATATTGTCACCTCAAGGGATATTTAGTCCTGGCTTGTCCCTCTTGTTATTACATATCTAGAACGATTTTTTCCAAGACTTGCAAAGGATTTTCTGAAAGGCGCGTCGGAAATCCTGGTTGAAGATAGTGTAGATGGCGGGGTTGAGGGAGCTGTTACAGTAACCGATCCAGAAGAAGAACTTAAAGAGGGGATCGGGGATCTTACAGGGGTCCCCACATACTCCGTGCAGGCAGTAGCTGAAGAAGAATGGGAACCAGCACACCACAAACACTCCCATGACCACCGCCAGCACAAAGGTGAATCTCTTCTCCCTGGCCTGAGATACCTTTTTCCTGGACGCagagctcctcctcctcttcttcctcctggaAGCGAACAGGTCCATGGATTTGTTGCTGGCTCTGGAGATCCGGCTGGAGTGTTTGGAGATGGCGCTGTTCTTCCGGCTGGCTCTCTTGGCCCTCTTATGGTTCAGGTCCTGAGGTTTGGGGTGACCTTTGCCCTCTGAGGAGGAGCTCTCCTCCAGGTCCACCTCGTCTGGGACCCCGGTGGTCCTCATGCTGGTGGGCGTGGAAGGGCACTGCCAGTGCCCGTTCTCTTTGTCCCCGTTGATTTTGCACGAGGTGGCTTTGCTTAACCCATTCTCAGTCATTGTAGCTTCACCAGGACcatgttttttctctgacatgcccCTGGTCCTTGTCTTGGCCACTTGGTATATTCTAATATATACTAATATCATGATTAGGCAAGGCGCAAAGAATGACGCAATGCTAGAGGAAAGGATGTACCAAGTGTCATTGTTCAGCTCACATCCTGGGTACTGAGAGTTATcattgttcttgtctattgatatTAACGGAGGAGAAGATATCATCGCAGATATAAGCCATACAATGACTATAATACATTTCACTCGTTT
The DNA window shown above is from Salvelinus alpinus chromosome 31, SLU_Salpinus.1, whole genome shotgun sequence and carries:
- the LOC139561504 gene encoding alpha-2 adrenergic receptor-like, whose product is MGSFNSSGVDAFPVFNLNSSSESPYTLPTIASLAALVSCLILFTVVGNVLVVIAVLTSRALKAPQNLFLVSLATADILVATLVMPFSLANELMGYWYFGKVWCGIYLALDVLFCTSSIVHLCAISLDRYWSVTQAVEYNLKRTPKRVKCIIVIVWLISAMISSPPLISIDKNNDNSQYPGCELNNDTWYILSSSIASFFAPCLIMILVYIRIYQVAKTRTRGMSEKKHGPGEATMTENGLSKATSCKINGDKENGHWQCPSTPTSMRTTGVPDEVDLEESSSSEGKGHPKPQDLNHKRAKRASRKNSAISKHSSRISRASNKSMDLFASRRKKRRRSSASRKKVSQAREKRFTFVLAVVMGVFVVCWFPFFFSYCLHGVCGDPCKIPDPLFKFFFWIGYCNSSLNPAIYTIFNQDFRRAFQKILCKSWKKSF